In Triticum aestivum cultivar Chinese Spring chromosome 5B, IWGSC CS RefSeq v2.1, whole genome shotgun sequence, the following proteins share a genomic window:
- the LOC542825 gene encoding delta(8)-fatty-acid desaturase 2: protein MARTGLADATAPEADAMPAASKDAADVRMISTKELQAHAAADDLWISISGDVYDVTPWLRHHPGGEVPLITLAGQDATDAFMAYHPPSVRPLLRRFFVGRLTDYTVPPASADFRRLLAQLSSAGLFERVGHTPKFLLVAMSVLFCIALYCVLACSSTGAHMFAGGLIGFIWIQSGWIGHDSGHHQITRHPALNRLLQVVSGNCLTGLGIAWWKFNHNTHHISCNSLDHDPDLQHLPLFAVSTKLFNNLWSVCYERTLAFDAISKFFVSYQHWTFYPVMGFARINLLVQSIVFLITQKKVRQRWLEIAGVAAFWVWYPLLVSCLPNWWERVAFVLASFVITGIQHVQFCLNHFSSAVYVGPPKGNDWFERQTAGTLDIKCSPWMDWFHGGLQFQVEHHLFPRLPRCHYRMVAPIVRDLCKKHGLSYGAATFWEANVMTWKTLRAAALQAREATTGAAPKNLVWEALNTHG, encoded by the coding sequence ATGGCCCGCACGGGCCTCGCGGACGCAACGGCGCCGGAAGCCGACGCAATGCCGGCCGCCAGCAAGGACGCCGCCGACGTCCGCATGATCTCCACCAAGGAGCTGCAGGCGCACGCCGCCGCGGACGACCTCTGGATCTCCATCTCCGGGGACGTCTACGACGTCACGCCCTGGCTGCGCCACCACCCGGGCGGCGAGGTCCCGCTCATCACCCTCGCCGGCCAGGACGCCACCGACGCCTTCATGGCCTACCACCCGCCCTCCGtgcgcccgctcctccgccgcttCTTCGTCGGCCGCCTCACCGACTACACTGTCCCCCCCGCCTCCGCCGACTTCCGCCGCCTCCTCGCGCAGCTCTCCTCCGCGGGCCTCTTCGAGCGCGTCGGCCACACCCCCAAGTTCCTGCTCGTCGCAATGTCGGTGCTCTTCTGCATCGCCCTCTACTGCGTCCTCGCCTGCTCCAGCACCGGGGCCCACATGTTCGCCGGCGGCCTCATTGGCTTCATCTGGATCCAGTCGGGCTGGATTGGCCATGACTCCGGCCACCACCAAATCACCAGGCACCCTGCCCTCAACCGCCTCCTGCAGGTGGTCTCCGGGAACTGCCTCACCGGCCTCGGCATCGCCTGGTGGAAGTTCAACCACAACACACACCACATCTCCTGCAACAGCCTCGACCATGACCCTGACCTCCAGCACTTGCCGCTCTTCGCGGTTTCCACCAAGCTCTTCAACAACCTTTGGTCAGTCTGCTACGAGCGCACCTTGGCGTTTGATGCCATATCCAAGTTCTTCGTCAGCTACCAGCACTGGACATTTTACCCGGTGATGGGATTTGCAAGGATAAATCTTCTTGTGCAGTCAATCGTGTTCCTGATCACACAAAAGAAGGTGCGGCAGCGTTGGCTGGAGATCGCCGGTGTTGCTGCGTTCTGGGTTTGGTACCCCTTGTTGGTGTCTTGCCTGCCGAATTGGTGGGAGAGGGTGGCTTTTGTGCTTGCAAGCTTTGTGATCACGGGGATTCAGCATGTGCAGTTCTGCCTGAACCACTTCTCATCAGCCGTTTATGTTGGGCCACCAAAGGGGAACGACTGGTTTGAGAGGCAAACCGCAGGCACACTTGATATCAAGTGCTCCCCGTGGATGGATTGGTTCCATGGTGGTCTGCAGTTCCAGGTTGAACACCATTTGTTTCCTCGCCTGCCTCGCTGCCACTATAGAATGGTCGCACCAATTGTGCGTGACCTTTGCAAGAAGCACGGGCTGTCTTATGGTGCTGCCACATTCTGGGAGGCAAATGTAATGACATGGAAGACGCTACGGGCTGCAGCATTGCAGGCCAGGGAAGCCACTACTGGGGCTGCTCCGAAGAATTTGGTCTGGGAAGCTTTGAACACTCATGGATGA